A portion of the Vulpes vulpes isolate BD-2025 chromosome 5, VulVul3, whole genome shotgun sequence genome contains these proteins:
- the LOC112914609 gene encoding uncharacterized protein, translating to MISGPTVPQSCRWQLDTRLRTNRGEQSALGRSLATIQGAPLQGRGGEGRRASTPPYLAHPKGLKRKVMAPRQVPPGGPKWMGRWALGSACRALSGGPSWAGEPCAAAQAWAGARWCHRLQAWDRHCSQGPLPAATFATLSLACTCTWIIPWTWGSQELGCPGARTGGRRVDRGGRRPRRAGHSAQAQAGSLEPQHHSLTCTGSNPPTALTCACSTPPHPKAACGGCRGGEGTREECPSAKALVPSPGTDGPKSRPPSPGHLFPDSAKSPRRPPGASIIKRQRRGHRPWGHLADCSARIPGVGVAWDLAGPPLVTAAGPLLLARPGGIPLALGRLWLLHPCW from the exons ATGATTTCGGGCCCTACCGTCCCACAG TCCTGCAGGTGGCAGCTGGACACCAGGCTGAGGACCAACCGAGGTGAGCAGAGCGCATTGGGGCGGTCACTGGCCACCATCCAGGGTGCCCCGctacaggggaggggaggggagggccgccGAGCCTCTACCCCCCCTTACCTGGCGCATCCCAAGGGCCTCAAGCGCAAGGTCATGGCACCGAGACAGGTGCCCCCTGGGGGCCCCAAGTGGATGGGCcgctgggccctgggctccgcTTGCCGTGCCCTTTCTGGGGGCCCTTCCTGGGCCGGGGAGCCGTGCGCAGCAGCACAGGCCTGGGCAGGTGCCCGCTGGTGTCACCGTCTGCAGGCCTGGGACCGCCACTgctcccaggggcccctcccaGCGGCAACGTTCGCGACCTTGTCCCTCGCGTGCACATGCACCTGGATCATCCCCTGGACATGGGGCTCCCAGGAACTGGGGTGCCCCGGTGCACGGACAGGTGGGCGCCGGGTGGACAGAGGGGGCCGTCGCCCACGGAGAGCGGGTCACAGCGCCCAGGCCCAGGCAGGCAGCCTGGAGCCGCAGCACCACAGCCTCACCTGTACCGGCAGCAACCCCCCCACGGCCCTCACCTGTGCCTgcagcaccccaccccaccccaaggcaGCCTGCGGAGGctgcagaggaggagagggcacCAGGGAAGAGTGTCCATCAGCCAAGGCCCTGGTCCCCTCCCCGGGGACAGATGGCCCCAAGAGCAGGCCCCCCTCCCCAGGACACCTCTTCCCAGACTCAGCCAAGAGCCCCAGGAGGCCTCCCGGGGCCTCTATCAtcaagaggcagaggaggggacacAGGCCTTGGGGTCACCTTGCCGACTGCTCTGCCCGCATCCCCGGGGTAGGGGTGGCCTGGGACCTGGCTGGGCCGCCTCTGGTCACCGCCGCAGGGCCCCTGCTGCTGGCCCGGCCTGGGGGGATTCCACTAGCACTCGGTCGTCTCTGGCTGCTCCATCCTTGCTGGTGA